A DNA window from Arachis hypogaea cultivar Tifrunner chromosome 18, arahy.Tifrunner.gnm2.J5K5, whole genome shotgun sequence contains the following coding sequences:
- the LOC112771153 gene encoding cellulose synthase A catalytic subunit 3 [UDP-forming] encodes MALEGEAGAKTMKALGGQVCQICGDNVGSTVNGEPFIACDVCAFPVCRPCYEYERKDGNQSCPQCKTRYKRHKGSPAILGDGEEDGGADDGASDYNYSSENQNEKPKISERSLGWQMTYGRMEEVGAPNYDKEVSHNHIPRLTSGQLSGELSAASPERLSMASPGVPHGKRVHNLQYSSELNQSPNIRVGDPGLGNVAWKERVDGWKMKQDKNAVPAPMSTGQATSERGAGDIDASTDVLLDDSLLNDEARQPLSRKVSIPSSRINPYRMVIVLRLVILCIFLHYRITNPVPNAFALWLISVICEIWFAISWILDQFPKWLPVNRETYLDRLAIRYDREGEPSQLAAVDIFVSTVDPLKEPPLVTANTVLSILAVDYPVDKVSCYVSDDGAAMLTFEALAETSEFARKWVPFCKKYSIEPRAPEWYFAQKIDYLKDKVQPSFVKDRRAMKREYEEFKIRVNGLVAKAQKVPEEGWVMQDGTPWPGNNTRDHPGMIQVFLGQSGGLDTEGNELPRLVYVSREKRPGFQHHKKAGAMNALVRVSAVLTNGPFLLNLDCDHYINNSKALREAMCFMMDPNLGKNVCYVQFPQRFDGIDRNDRYANRNTVFFDINLRGLDGIQGPVYVGTGCVFNRTALYGYEPPIKPKHKKAGLISSLCGGKRNKSSKSSKKGKDKKKSQKNVDPTVPIYNLEDIEEGVEGAGFDDEKSLLMSQMSLEKRFGQSAVFVASTLMENGGVPQSATPETLLKEAIHVISCGYEDKSEWGTEIGWIYGSVTEDILTGFKMHARGWRSIYCMPKLAAFKGSAPINLSDRLNQVLRWALGSVEILLSRHCPIWYGYSGRLKWLERFAYINTTIYPITSIPLLMYCTLPAVCLLTNKFIIPQISNIASIWFISLFLSIFATGILEMRWSGVGIDEWWRNEQFWVIGGVSAHLFAVFQGLLKVLAGIDTNFTVTSKASDEDGDFAELYMFKWTTLLIPPTTLLIINLVGVVAGISYAINSGYQSWGPLFGKLFFAFWVIIHLYPFLKGLMGRQNRTPTIVVVWSILLASIFSLLWVRIDPFTTKVTGPDVQQCGINC; translated from the exons ATGGCGTTAGAAGGGGAAGCTGGG gcaAAGACAATGAAGGCATTGGGTGGCCAAGTCTGCCAGATCTGTGGTGATAATGTTGGGAGCACTGTAAACGGCGAGCCATTCATCGCGTGCGATGTTTGTGCTTTCCCTGTCTGCAGGCCTTGCTATGAGTATGAAAGGAAGGATGGCAATCAGTCTTGCCCTCAGTGCAAAACCCGTTACAAGAGGCACAAAG GCAGTCCTGCAATTCTTGGAGACGGGGAAGAGGATGGTGGTGCTGATGATGGTGCCAGTGACTACAATTACAGTTCAGAAAATCAGAACGAAAAGCCAAAGATTTCAGAACGCTCACTGGGCTGGCAAATGACATATGGGCGAATGGAGGAGGTTGGTGCACCGAATTATGATAAGGAAGTTTCTCACAATCATATTCCTCGGCTGACAAGTGGACAG TTATCTGGAGAATTATCTGCAGCTTCACCTGAGAGGCTGTCAATGGCATCTCCTGGTGTCCCTCATGGGAAGCGTGTCCATAATCTTCAGTATTCATCTGAGCTTAATCAATCTC CAAATATTAGGGTTGGGGATCCAGGACTGGGCAATGTAGCATGGAAAGAAAGAGTTGATGGATGGAAAATGAAACAAGATAAGAATGCGGTTCCTGCTCCAATGAGCACAGGCCAGGCTACTTCTGAAAGAGGAGCTGGTGATATTGATGCTAGTACTGATGTGCTTTTGGATGATTCATTGTT GAATGATGAAGCTCGACAACCTCTCTCCAGGAAGGTTTCTATTCCATCTTCTAGGATAAATCCATACCGTATGGTCATTGTTCTGCGGCTGGTTATCCTCTGCATCTTTCTGCATTACCGAATAACAAATCCTGTGCCCAATGCATTTGCATTGTGGTTAATATCTGTTATTTGTGAGATTTGGTTTGCCATATCTTGGATATTGGATCAGTTCCCTAAGTGGTTACCTGTGAACCGTGAAACATATCTTGACAGGCTTGCAATAAG ATATGATCGCGAGGGAGAACCATCACAGCTTGCAGCTGTTGACATTTTTGTCAGTACCGTGGATCCATTAAAGGAGCCCCCACTTGTGACTGCCAATACTGTACTATCCATACTTGCTGTTGACTACCCAGTTGATAAGGTTTCCTGCTATGTTTCTGATGATGGTGCTGCTATGCTGACATTTGAAGCTCTAGCTGAGACATCTGAATTTGCAAGGAAATGGGTTCCTTTCTGCAAGAAATACAGCATTGAACCCAGGGCACCTGAGTGGTACTTCGCACAAAAGATTGACTACTTGAAAGACAAGGTTCAACCATCATTTGTCAAAGATCGTAGAGCAATGAAG AGAGAATATGAAGAATTTAAGATCCGTGTGAATGGACTTGTTGCGAAGGCACAAAAAGTTCCTGAAGAAGGATGGGTGATGCAAGATGGTACCCCATGGCCTGGAAACAACACCAGAGACCATCCAGGAATGATACAG GTTTTCTTGGGGCAAAGTGGAGGTCTTGACACTGAGGGTAATGAACTTCCACGTCTAGTATATGTTTCTCGTGAAAAGCGTCCTGGTTTCCAACATCACAAGAAGGCCGGTGCCATGAATGCACTT GTTCGAGTATCAGCTGTCCTTACCAATGGACCTTTCTTATTGAATCTTGATTGTGATCACTACATAAACAACAGCAAGGCCTTGAGAGAAGCTATGTGTTTTATGATGGATCCCAATCTTGGGAAAAATGTTTGCTACGTTCAGTTTCCTCAGAGATTTGACGGTATTGATAGAAATGATCGTTACGCAAATCGTAATACTGTTTTCTTTGAT ATAAATTTGAGAGGTTTGGATGGAATTCAGGGGCCCGTATATGTGGGCACTGGATGTGTATTTAACAGAACGGCTTTATATGgttatgaacctcctataaagCCCAAGCACAAAAAAGCTGGGTTGATCTCTTCACTCTGTGGTGGAAAGAGAAATAAGAGCTCAAAATCTAGCAAGAAGGGTAAAGACAAGAAAAAATCGCAGAAGAATGTTGACCCAACTGTGCCCATCTACAATCTAGAGGATATAGAAGAAGGGGTTGAAG GTGCTGGATTTGACGATGAGAAATCACTACTCATGTCACAAATGAGCCTTGAGAAAAGGTTTGGTCAATCTGCTGTTTTTGTTGCCTCCACACTCATGGAAAATGGTGGTGTTCCTCAGTCTGCTACTCCAGAAACTCTTCTTAAGGAGGCTATTCATGTCATCAGTTGTGGTTATGAGGATAAGTCAGAATGGGGAACTGAG ATAGGATGGATCTATGGTTCTGTCACAGAAGATATTCTTACTGGATTTAAGATGCACGCCCGTGGTTGGCGGTCCATATATTGCATGCCCAAGCTCGCAGCGTTTAAAGGTTCTGCTCCTATCAATCTTTCAGATCGTCTGAACCAAGTGCTTCGATGGGCTTTAGGTTCGGTGGAAATTCTTCTAAGTCGACACTGTCCCATCTGGTATGGTTATAGTGGAAGACTAAAGTGGCTGGAGAGGTTTGCATATATTAACACCACAATCTATCCAATCACTTCCATTCCCCTTCTCATGTATTGTACCTTGCCTGCTGTCTGTCTCCTCACTAACAAATTCATTATTCCACAG ATTAGTAACATAGCAAGTATATGGtttatctctctctttctttccatCTTTGCCACTGGTATCCTTGAGATGAGGTGGAGCGGTGTCGGAATTGATGAGTGGTGGAGAAATGAACAGTTTTGGGTTATTGGTGGTGTTTCAGCCCATCTTTTTGCTGTGTTCCAAGGTTTACTCAAGGTGCTTGCCGGAATTGACACCAACTTCACTGTTACATCAAAGGCATCAGATGAAGATGGGGACTTTGCAGAACTCTACATGTTCAAATGGACAACCCTTCTCATTCCGCCGACGACTCTTCTCATCATAAacttggtgggggttgttgcagGTATCTCCTATGCCATTAACAGTGGGTACCAGTCATGGGGTCCCCTCTTTGGTAAGCTTTTCTTTGCATTTTGGGTGATCATCCATCTCTACCCCTTCCTCAAGGGTCTTATGGGACGGCAGAACAGAACGCCGACCATCGTTGTGGTCTGGTCCATTCTGCTTGCTTCCATTTTCTCTCTGTTATGGGTCCGAATCGACCCGTTCACTACCAAAGTCACCGGTCCTGATGTTCAGCAGTGTGGAATCAACTGCTAG